From one Coffea eugenioides isolate CCC68of chromosome 11, Ceug_1.0, whole genome shotgun sequence genomic stretch:
- the LOC113753241 gene encoding small GTPase LIP1, translating to MFWRDRGTTATSRSSTSSFSSSRDNSSREHNGGPPYGQVRVLIIGDSGVGKSSLAHLIVKGSSITRPSQTIGCSVEVTHITYGSSGSSSNNIEGDKERDFFVELWDISGHERYKDCRCLFYSQINGVIFVHDLSQRRTKSSLQKWAAEIAATGTFSAPLASGGPGGLPVPYIVIGNKADIAAKEGIRGSSGNLVDAARQWVEKQGLLPSSEELPLTESFPGSGGLVAAAKESRYDKEAVMKFFRMLIRRRYFSDSLPVTSSWSSPLHGASHRSDEISSDDDHSYKTSSLAADPYKYNALPPLPAQRNLTPPPTLYPQQPMTTPDNYNIPRFALMGSQEMSSARSKRKDINV from the exons ATGTTTTGGAGGGATAGAGGAACCACAGCAACATCAAGAAGCAGCACCAGTAGTTTTAGTAGTAGCAGAGACAACAGCAGCAGAGAGCACAATGGCGGGCCGCCTTATGGCCAAGTTCGAGTTCTTATCATTGGAGATTCAG GTGTGGGGAAAAGTTCTCTTGCTCATCTGATTGTCAAAGGTTCTTCCATAACTCGCCCTTCCCAAACAATCGGCTGTTCTGTTGAAGTCACG CATATAACTTACGGATCATCTGGCAGCTCATCAAATAACATTGAAGGTGACAAGGAGAGGGATTTTTTTGTTGAGCTTTGGGATATATCAGGACATGAAAGATACAAAGACTGTCGTTGTCTATTCTATTCACAAATCAATG GTGTTATTTTTGTTCATGATCTCTCACAGAGAAGAACAAAGTCAAGCTTACAGAAGTGGGCTGCAGAGATTGCAGCAACTGGGACATTTTCGGCCCCTCTTGCATCGGGAGGGCCTGGAGGCCTCCCAGTTCCTTACATTGTTATTGGGAACAAAGCAGATATTGCTGCGAAAGAAGGAATAAGAGGTAGCAGTGGCAATCTTGTAGATGCAGCACGTCAATGGGTTGAGAAGCAGGGTTTGCTTCCTTCAAGTGAGGAACTCCCACTGACTGAGAGTTTCCCAGGATCTGGTGGCCTTGTAGCA GCTGCAAAAGAATCCAGATATGACAAAGAAGCTGTGATGAAGTTCTTTCGTATG TTGATCAGGAGGAGATACTTTTCAGACAGTTTACCTGTTACAAGTTCATGGTCTAGCCCACTTCATGGAGCATCCCATAGATCGGATGAAATTTCTAGTGATGACGATCATTCGTACAAAACTTCAAG TTTGGCTGCTGACCCTTACAAATATAATGCGCTTCCTCCACTACCTGCTCAACGCAATCTCACCCCCCCTCCCACGCTCTACCCACAGCAGCCCATGACCACACCCGACAATTATAACATCCCTAGATTTGCCTTAATGGGTTCCCAGGAGATGAGTAGTGCCAGATCAAAGCGCAAAGATATTAATGTTTGA